In Myxococcales bacterium, the DNA window ACCTCCCACGCGCGTCGGATCACGCCCATGCAAGGCACGCCCGAGCCCCCACACACGCCCGATCACGCCCTTGCAGACCCTGCAAGCCCGTGAGCGCGCGTCGGATCCCCCGTCTCCCTCGCCTCACGGAGCTTCCGCGTGCGTCCGCATGGCTCCGTGAAGCCTTGCGATCGCATGTCGGGCCGTTCGTTGGCCCTTTGGGGCGACGACCGACGGGTGCTCCTCGGTCGCCGCGAACGAGACGACGCGCTTCGACGGCGCGATTCGCGGCAAAATGGCTGCCTGGGGGCCGGATGACGGTTCGCGCGGGCTCGGGGCGCCGCGCCCGCCTTTCGTGCCGCGTGGGCGGGGCTTTTTGGTAAGCTCTCGCGCACGATGCTCCCGGAAAAAAAGCAGGTCCTCATCGTCGACGACGAGCCGAACCTGCGCAAAATTCTCGCCGCGCAGCTCTCCCGTGACGGCTACGACGTCCTCCTCGCCGAAGATGGCGAAGAGGGCCTCGCCACGCTCCGCGAGCACCACATCGACCTGGTCATCACCGACCTGCGCATGCCCAAGGTCGACGGGATGACCCTCCTCCGCGAGGCCCTCCGCGAAGATCCCGACCTCCCGATCGTCATGATCACCGCGCATGGCACGATCGACACGGCCGTCGAGGCCCTCAAGACCGGCGCGTTCGACTACCTCACCAAGCCCTTCGACAAGGACGAGGTCCGCCAGATCGTCGCGAAGGCCTTGAAGACGCGCCAGCTCGCGGGCGAAGAGGCGTCGCAGACCCCGGAGCAGGTGCCCGGCGCCCGCTTCGGCATCATCGGGAGCTCCTCCGGCCTCACCGACCTGTACTCCGTGCTCGAGCGCGTCGCCGACAGCCCCACCACCGTGCTCATCACGGGCGAGAGCGGCACCGGCAAAGAGCTCGTCGCGCGCGCCCTCCACGACCACTCCTCCCGCAAAGACAAGCCGTTCATCAAGGTCAACTGCGCCGCCATCCCCAAGGAGCTCATCGAGAGCGAGCTCTTCGGGTACGAGCGCGGGGCCTTCACCGGGGCCGTCTCGTCCAAACCGGGCCGGTTCGAGCTCGCGAGCGGCGGCACGCTCTTCCTCGACGAGATCGGCGAGATCCCGGTCGAGATGCAGGTGAAGCTCCTCCGCGCCCTCCAAGAGAGCGAGTTCGAGCGCGTCGGCGGCATCAAGACGATCCGGGTCGACGTGCGCCTCGTGGCTGCCACCAACCGGGACCTCAAAAAGCTCATCGCGCAGGGCACGTTCCGCGAAGACCTCTTCTACCGCCTCAACGTGGTGTCCATCCGCCTCCCGGCCCTCCGCGAGCGCGCGAGCGACATCCCGCTCCTCGTGGAGCACTTCTTGTCGAAGTTCAACGAGCGCCTCAAGAAGAGCGTCCAAGGCGTCGAACAAGACGCCCTCGACGTGCTCGCCGCGTACTCGTGGCCCGGCAACATCCGCGAGCTCGAGAACGTCATGGAGCGCGCCGTGCTCTTCTGCGACGCTCAACGCCTCACGGTCGACAACCTCCCGCACGAGGTGCGCGGAGGTGCGCTCTCTCCGTCGATGACCCCACCCCCACCCGACGCGCAGATCCCGGTCGCGCTCTCGGGCGACGCCGGCCTGAAGGAGCACGTGAAGGTGGCCATGAGCCGCCTCGAGCGCGACATCGTGAGCCGCGCGCTCGCGCAGACGGGGGGCAACGTCACCCACGCGGCGAGGCTCCTCAAGATCTCGCGCAAAGGTCTCCAGCTCAAAATGAAGGAGCTTGGGCTCCGCGAAGGGGCCGACAAGGGAGACTGACGCCGCGCCGAGGGCCGTTTCGGGGGTGACGGTCCTCTTCGCGCTCTTCCGAGGGCACCCATGAGCGCACTTCGACCGATAAGGAACGCCTTGGCGCTCGTGGGCGCCGCGTCCGTCTTCGTCGGGTGCCGTGCGTGCTCCGGAGCCGAGCCCGACGCCAAGGTCGACGCGGGCCCCGAGGTCGACGCGGCCGCCAAGCTCGCCGCGCTCCGCCCCCAAGACGCAGGCCCGAAGCCCGGTGCACCACGCGCCGGCATGGCGTTCGTCCCCGCGGGCACGCTGAAGGCCGGCACCCCGCTCGGCAAGCTCCCGCGGGTCGCCACCGAGGAGCTCCCCGGCACCCCCATCCAGATGGGTGCGTACTACATCGATATCTACCCGTACCCGAACGAGCCGGGCGCCATCCCCCAGCCCAACGTCTCGCGCGACGAAGCGAAGAAGCTCTGCGCCGAGAAGGGCAAGCGGCTCTGCACGGAGCTCGAGTGGGAGCGCGCCTGCAAGGGCCCCGACAACACCACGTACGAGTACGGCGAGACGTACCGCAGCTCGCTCTGCATGACCGGGCAGAGCGCCGAGCTCGCCTCGCGCAAGCCGTGTGGCGAACGCCCGAGCTGCCGGAGCGGCTTCGGGGTGCTCGAGATGCACGGCGGCACGTGGGAGTGGACCGACAGCACCTGGGGCCGCGGAACGCACGATCCGAACCTCGCCGTGCTCCGCGGGGGCAACGCCGAAGCGGGAGAGATCGTCGGCCGCTGCGCAAACGCGATCGGGCGCCCCGCGAGCAAGAAGCACCCGACGTTCGGGTTTCGCTGCTGCGCGGGCGAGCGCAACGAGGCCGAGGTGGTGCTCGATCCCCACACGACGGGGAAGACGCTCACCATGCTGCTGAAGCCCGAAGAGCGCGCCGCGAAGCTCGTCCCGCTCCTCGACAAGGGCCAGTGGGGCGGCGACGTGGCGCAGCTCGAGGTCGATCGCGCGTGGCTCTGGCAGCCCGTTCCCAACGAGGATCTCGTCGTGTTCGGCGGCTGCACCCCCGAGGGCATCTCTCGCAAGTGCGGCTTCGTGGTCGGGCGCACCCCCGAAGGCGGCGAGGCCCGCGTCGTGGCCCAGCTCGCGTTCCCCCGCGCCATGCCCGAGATGAAGACCTCGGGCGATCCGCTCCGCATCCGCGCCATCGCGGTCGACATCAAGGGGCGATATTTTATCGAGTTTTCCTACAGTTACGGAAAGGTGAGCGTGGGCGCGCCCGTGCGCCTCTCCGAGGGCCAAGGGCTCGACCCGAAGGCCCCTGGCCCCTGACGAGCCCACGTCGGCCGCACCCGTTCGTGCCCGTTTGCGCGGCATTTCCCGGGATCCGGAGGCGCCGCGAGATTTTTCGTGCTTCCGCGGAACCTTTCGTGAGGACCCCTGTCCATGCTCACGAAGGCGGTCGGTAAGGGCACGAGGCGAGAGCCGAGGCCCAGGCGGTCCCCGCGCCCGAAGCCTTCGTAACCCCATGCCGCGCCCTCGCGCGTCGATGCCCGCTCGCGGGCAGTGAGGAATGCCATGTCCACCACGTTCAAGCCCGCCTTCTCGACCGACGTCCTCCCCGCCGCTTTCGCTCAGGCGAACCCGTTCGTTCGCGTCGAAGAGAAGGCCGCGGCCGTGCCGGTGGGCGAGAGCTACGTGATGGTGCCCGCCGGCCCGCGCGTCTCCGACGACGAGGTCGAGACCATGGCGAGCGCCGTCGAGGTGCAGGTGCTCTGGGGTCAGACGGTGCTCTCGGTGACGCACCTCCCCTCGGGCAAGGGCTTCGCGGTCGGTTCGGGTGAGGCGGTCGACTTCGTGCTCCCCGAAGAGTCGCTCGGTCGGGATCGCCTCGAGCTCGTCTCGATCGCGAGCGGCATGCCGAAGGTCATGATCCCCGAGGGCGCGCGTGTGAGCGTCGGCTCCGCCAAGTCCGAGCCCGCCATCGACCTCGTCGCCAAGGGCCGCGCGAAGGCCTCCTCGTCGGGCTTCGAGCTCGGTGTCATCGAGGGCGAGAGCGTGCGTGTCGACCTCGCCGGTACCGAGATCGCCTACATCGTCCGCGGGGTTCGCGCGGGTCGTGCGCCGAAGGGCGTCGGCTTCTTGGGGGCCCTCTCGAGCAACGTGACCAAGTACGTGGGCCTGTCGCTCCTCGGCCACCTCGGCGTCATCGCGAGCCTCGCCTACTTCATGCCGGCCATGGGGCCGGACGACGCCGAGGCCATGTCGCGCGAGAACCTGCTCTACATGCAGAAGATCCTGAACGCCCAAGCCCCCGCCGAGCTCAAGGCTCAGGAGAACGCGGGCGGCGAGCAGGCGAGCACCGAGTCGGGCGGCAAGGGCGAGCGCGCGCAGGGCGCCGAAGGCACGATGGGCAAAGACTCGGCCCCCAAGGCGAACGCGCGCTGGGGCTTCAAGGGCGAGTCCCGCGATCCGCAGGTGCAGCGCAAGACCGACCTCGAGCTCGCGCAGTCGTTCGGCATGGTCGACCTCCTCATGTCGTCCAAGGCGGGCCCCTCGGCCACCGACCCGAACGCTCCGTCGGCCAAGTGGGGCGCGTTCGACGCGCAGGGCGCCGACCCGAAGAGCGCGATGGGCAGCATGTGGGGTGTGGGCATCGGTGACTCCGCCGGGGGCGGCGCGTTCGGCCTCTCGGGCACCGGCGAAGGTGGTGGTGGCGTGGGCGAGGGCATCGGGCTCGACAAGATCGGCGGCCTCGGTCACGGCGCAGGCGGCGGCGACGGCGTCGGCATCGGGAACGGCAAGGACGGCATCGGCAACGGTCACGGCATCGTGAAGGGCACCCACATCGCGAAGGCGCCGAAGCCCCTCCGCGAGGGCACGCCCACCGTGAACGGTCACCTCCCCGCCGAGACGATCCAGCGCGTGGTCCGTGCGAACTTCGGTCGCTTCCGCAACTGCTACGACGCGGGCCTCCGCACGAACCCGAGCCTCGGCGGTCGCGTGGTCACGAAGTTCGTCATCTCGCGTGACGGCTCCGTCTCGCTCTCGGCCGACGGCGGCTCGGACCTCCCCGATCGCAACGTGGTGAGCTGCGTCGTGCGGAGCTACCAGAACCTCTCGTTCCCCACGCCCGAGGGCGGCCAGGTCACCGTGACCTACCCCCTCGTGTTCACCCCCGCCGACTGACCCGAGTCGACGGAACCCGATGCCGAAGGTCTTGGGCAACTGCTCGAGACCTTTGGCGTTTTTGTGGTCGTTCGCCCCGCCCGTGATGACGCGTGGCGACGCCGAGGAGACGTCGTTGTCGGCTTGCGTGGGGCGCGCGACGGGGCCATGCTCCCGGCTCCCATTTCGTCGAGCGAGGCAAAGACATGAGCGAAAAGAAGCGGATCGAGTCGTTCGAGGAGTTCTGGCCCTTCTACGTGGGCGAGCACGCCAAGAAGGAGACGCGCACGCTCCACTTCGTCGGCACCACGGCGGCGCTCGCGTGTGCCGCGGCCGGTGTGCTCTTGCGCAAGAAGTGGCTCGTGGCCGTGGCGCCGGTCATGGGCTACGGCCCGGCGTGGGTGAGTCACTTCTTCATCGAGAAGAACCGCCCCGCTACCTTCACGTACCCGCGCTGGTCGCTCATGGCGGACTTCGTCATGTGGGGCAAGATCGTCCGCGGCGAGATGGACGCCGAGGTCGAGCGTGTGATGGCCGAACGCGCCAAAAAAGAGGCTGCCGAAGCGCCGGCACAGGAAACGCGCCCGACCCCCGGTCCCTTGGTAAACTAGCGGGGTGTCTCCCCGCATCGTCCGCGCGCTCTCGTCGTGCCTGCCCGTCGTCGTCGTGGCGGCGGTGGGCACGTGGGCGTGCGGGGGTGGGGGAGGGCTCGTCGAGGCGCCCGTGCTCCCGAGCGGCGCGAAGTTCGCCGTGCTCCCCATCGGAGAAGACGCGGGCGACGCCGGTGCGCCCGCGCGCCGTCCGGGGACCGGGCCCCTTCGCGAGGGTCAGGTCTTTCGTGGGACGAGCTACTGCCGCACGGGCCCGGTCGCGATCGTGCTTCGCATCACGGAGCTCGACGACGACGAGGTGCACGCCACCGCCGAGGTGACCCAATCCCGTGGCGGCGCGCGAGGGATCTACCAGCTCTCGGGCGCCTACACCCAAGCCTCGGGGCACCTCAAGCTCGACGCCGGCGACTGGGTCGACGAGTCCGACGAGCTCGAGGCCGCCGACATCGAAGGCACCGTCACGGCCTCGGGATTTCAAGCGCGCTTCGCCATGGCCGGCTGCGGCTCGGTCACGTTTCGATCGGAAGGTGCTCCATGACGAGGTCCGTGCGTTGGCTCGTGTTCGCGGGGATCGTGAGCGCGGGGTGCTCCAAAGCGCAGGCGCAAGGTGGGGCGCCCGAGCTCGATCCGAAGGCGGCCACGACCGAGATGTGGGACCTCGAAGGCATCGGCAAGACCGAGCTGCTCGTCTTCGCGAAAGAGCGCGTAACCCTTGGGAAATCGTGCCTCAAGGGCGCCGCGCTCGACTGCGAGGCCTACCGCGTCCTCCGCGCCGGCCCCAAGGTCGAGGTCAAGAAGTCGTCCCTCGACGGCCGCATGAGCGCGGGCTCTCGCGTCTGCCTCGCGTTGAAGGGCGAGCTCGTGACGGGCAAGAGCCCCGCGGGGAACGAAGACGGCTTCTGCAAGCTCGGCGACGGCTCGATCGTCGCGTGTGGCCCGCTCGAGACCTACGCGATCAAGATCGTCCCGTAGGCGCGCTACCTCGCCTTCGCCGCGCGCTTCACCACGCCTCGAAACCACGCGTGTGCGGGCTCGTTTTGCACTCGTGGGTGCCACGCGGCGTGCACCGAGAAGCCCCTCAGCTCGAGCGGCGGGGCGACGAGCCGAAGCCCGAGCCGCGCCGCCATGGGGACGAGCACGCGCCGAGGCCCGGTGAGCACGAGATCCGTGCTCGCGACGATGAGCGGCGCCGAGAGGAACGTCGACGTTCGTAGCGCCACGTGACGCGTGAGGCCGAGGCGCGCGAGCTCCGTGTCGACGGGGCTCCCGGGCTCTCCACGTGGCGCGATGAGCACGTGCGACACCTTGGTGAACGCCTCGAGCGAGAGCGCCCGGCGCACCGTAGGGTGCCCTTCGCGCACCGCGCACACGAACGTGTCGTCGAAGAGGTGCGTCGTGATGGCGTCGCGTGGGAGGGTCGGCTTCACGCCGACGGCGAGGTCGAGCCGCCCGGTCGCCAGGGCCTCGCTCGCGTCGCTCCCGAGCGGGCGTGACGTCACGGAGGCACGGGGCGCCTCGACCTCGAAGAGCGACGCGAGGCGCGGGAGGAGCTCGGCCTCGACGAAGTCGACGCTCCCGACGACGAACGTCCGCTCGAGCGAGGCCGGCGCGAGCTCGGGAGGGCGCACGAGCGCCTCGGCCCGCCGCAGGACCTCGCGCACCTCCGGGGCGATCTCGTCGGCGCGCGGGGTGGGCACGATGCCCCGCGGGGCACGCACGAAGAGCGGGTCGCCGAAGACGTCTCGGAGCCTCGCGAGGGCGCGGCTCACGGCGGGTTGGCTGAGCCCGAGCGTGCGCGCCGCCCGTGTCACGTGCCGCTCACGATGCAGGTGGTCGAGCACGCGGAGGAGCTCGATCTCGGGGAGCTGCGCGGCCGTCTTCGTCATGCGTTTCATGCATGACGAAGATAGCGCCAATGCATTGGCGAGATGAAGGCGCGAGGCGCATTCTCAGGGGCGTCGGCCGGGAGAGACCGGCGAACCGGGGCAAGGCGCCTCGGCGAACGTCAAGGAGAGAGCCATGATCGTCGTCTTCGGAGCCAACGGGAACACGGGCAAAGTCGTCGCGGAGACCCTGCTCGGTCGGGGAGAGAAGGTTCGTGTGGTCGCGCGCGACGCGAAGAAGGTCGAGGCGCTGGCGAAGAAGGGCGCCGAGGTCGTCACCGCCGACGTGCTCGACGAGGCCTCCGTGGCGAAGGCGCTCGCGGGCGCCAAGGGCGCGTACATGCTCGTACCCCCGGATGCGTCGAGCGACGACCTCGTCGGCCGCGGCAAACGCATCGTCGACGCCTTCGTCGGAGCGCTCCAAAAGAGCCCAGTCCCACACGTGGTGGTGCTCTCGTCGGTCGCGGCGCAGCAGCCCTCGGGCACGGGCCCCATCGTCATCACGCACTACGCCGAGCAGACCCTGCCCAAGGCCAAGGGCACGATCTTCACCTTCGTGCGCGCCGCCTACTTCATGGAGAACATCCTCGCGAACGCTCACCCCATGAAGGCCGACGGCGTGCTCCCCGTGTTCGGTGGGGGCGAGGCGTATCCCTTCCCCATGATCGCGACGCACGACATCGGGCGTGTCGCCGCCGAGGAGCTGCTCTCGCCGCCCAAGGAGACGTCGGTCATCGAGCTCTCGGGTCCACAAGAGTACTCGTTCGCCGATGCGGCGCGCATCGCCGGTCAGATCCTCGGTCGCGAGGTGAAGCCCGCGGTGCTCCCGATCGACGCGATGGTGCCGACCCTCACGCAGTTCGGCTTCTCGGCGAACGTGGCGGGCCTCTACCGCGAGATGACCGAAGGGCTCGGCAAGGGGCTCGTGTCGTTCGAGGGCAAGGGGCGCAGCGTCCGCGGCAAGGTCACGCTCGAAGAGGTGCTCCGGCCCGCGCTCACCTGAACGATCTCTCGAAAAAACAAGGGCGATGTGGCCTCCCACGGGAAACCACATCGCCTTTGTTCGTTCGTGCGGCCGTCGATCAACGCGAGGACGTGCGGCGGCGTCGAGCCGTGGCGACGAGCGCTCCGAGGCCCACGAGGAGGCCACCGCCGAGACCGCCTCCGGCGTGCGTCGAGGCGGCGGAGCACCCGGACGACGGCTCCACGAACACCTCGGATACGGGTTCCTGCGTCGTTCCCGGGTAGACCGGTCGACCGCCACCACCACCGCCAGCTCCGGGCTCGTTCGGCGCGCTCACCTCCGTGGCCTTCGGGGCGCCTCCGCGCGGTGCCCAGATCGTCGTGTACGTGAAGCGCTGCTCGTTCGAGAACACGTAGAGGCATCCCTTCGCCGAGCACGCCCCATCGAGGAGCTTTCCTTGGACGGAGGTCCCGAGCGTGACCTTCTTCGGAGCCGTAGTGTCCGCGGCGGTGAGGCTGCTCCACGAGGTGGCCGTGAACGTGCCGTCGCCCGCGGAGCCTACCACCCAAGCGTCGGCGGCCTCGGGGGCTTTGGGGTCGGCGATGACGGCGAGCGTGTCGGCGGGGAGGTCCTTCGTGTCGAGCGTGGTGCCGTCGGACGAGAGCTTGATCGCCTTCGCGCTCGTGCCGGTCCACTGGGTGAGCAGCACGTCGGCTCCGAGCGGGGTGAGGGTGACCTTGGAGATGCCCGAGCCGTCGAGGGTGATGGGCTCGCCCGCGACAGGAGCGCCTTTGTCGTCGAGCCGCACCACGGCCGTGCCCTTGTCGCCCGCGGGGTACGCGACCATGCCGAAGGTGTCGTTCGCGAAAAAACCAGAGAGGTCGAGGGCCTGCGAGATCCCGGGGGTGGGCACGGCGACGCCGGGTGCGCTGGCCGCACCGAACGCCGTGATCGCGAGCCCCTTCGTGTCGGCCACGGCGAGCCAGGGGGCCTTCGCTCCTGCTTGGCCGAGGCCCACGACCACCCGATCGCCGAGCTCGGTGACGGTCGGTCTCTCGGTTCCATTGAAGCGGATGGTGCGCGGCCCGTAGGCCACCAAGAGCTCCCCGGCGCTGCCGCGCGTGGCGAGGATGCGGGTGCCCCCTCCCGTGCCGAGGACGGCCAAGCCGGGGCTGCCGGGGGTGCCGCCCTCGTCGATGGGCTGGTGGTACGAGCGAATCTTCGACCCGAGCACGACCGAGAAGGTGGACCCGCTGCTCGGCGCCACGACGGCTGCGGTCTGGATCTCGGCGGCGTTCATCGGGGGCGCCGCGGCCCCTGGGGCGGGCTCTGCCGCGGGCCGGGCGGGGCTCTCCGCGTGTGCCACCGAGGCGAAGAGGGTGGGGACGATGGCTCCGAGGACGGCGAGACGGGCGCTTCGTAGGTTCATGGTGGCACGTTCTGCACACGTGATGCCAAGGCCCGTCGAAAAAGACGAATATGATTAAATTCAGTTACTTGGCGCGAACGTCGGTCGGATCTTCCCGCCCGAAGCGCGCCCGAAGCGCACTTGCGCCGCCCCACGTGGCACACGTGTGTGCCACATGTGCCTTGGCCCGCCCACGTGTGCCTCGCACGACCGCGCACACGACGCCCCCCGCGCCTCCCCGCGCCCCCCCGCCCGGCCGTCACGGGCGAGCGGCGCACCGCATGTCCCCGCGGTAGGATCGCGCCCATGGCGTTCTTCCAGACCCCTCCGTCGCACCCGCACCCGCTCGAAGGCGACTCCTTCTTCCGCGGTTGGCTCGCCCGCCATCTCCCTGGAGACGCCCACCGTCCCATCCTGGACGACCTCCGCGAGGTCGCCGAGATCGCCCGTGAGCTCGCCGCCATCAAGGCCGCCGACCCCAAGGCCGAGCCGAAGCTCGTCCCGTGGGACGCGTGGGGCAAGCGCATCGACCGCATCGAGCTCTCGCCCCTCTGGAAGCGCGCGCAGCGTGTCGCGGCCGAGCGTGGCGTCGTGGGCACCGCGTACGAACGCAAGACCGGCGAGCACTCGCGCATCCATCAGTTCGCCCTCGTTTACCTGCTCGAGCCCACCTGGGACGTCTATTCGTGCCCCCTCGCGATGACCGACGGCGCCGCGAAGACGCTCGTCACCTCCAAGAACGCCGAGCTCGTCGCGCGGGCCGTCCCGAGGCTCACGAGCCGCGATCCTTCGATGGCGTGGACGAGCGGCCAGTGGATGACCGAGCGCACCGGAGGCAGCGACGTGGCCATCTCCGAGACGGTCGCGCGCGAGGTCGACGGCGTGCACAGGCTCTACGGTACGAAATGGTTCACCTCGGCGACGACCAGCGAGATGGCCCTCACGCTCGCGCGGCCCGAAGGCGGCGCCCCCGGCGGCAGCGGCCTCGCGCTCTTCTACCTAGAGACCCGTGACGCCGGCGGAAACCTCAATGGAATCGCGATCAACCGGCTCAAGGACAAGCTCGGCACCCGCAACGTGCCGACCGCGGAGCTCACCCTCGACGGCGCGATCGCCACGCCCGTCGTCGGCCTCCGCGACGGCATCAAGAACATCACCCCGATGCTCGCCGTGACCCGCACCTGGAACGCGGTGTGCGCCGCCGCGGGCACGCGAAAGGCCGTCGCGATCGCGCGCGACTACGCCACGAAGCGCGTGGCCTTCGGCGCGCCGCTCGCGGAGAAGCCCCTCCACGCCGACACGCTCGCGACCATGACGGCCGAGACCGAGGCCGCGTTCTGCCTCGCGTTTCGTGCGGTCGAGATCCTCGGCCGCGAAGAGGCAGGCGTCGCCACCGAGGCCGAGCGCGCGCTCGGGCGTCTTCTCACGCCGATCGTCAAGCTCACCACGGGAAAACAGGCCGTCGCCGTCGCGAGCGAGGCCCTCGAGGCGTTCGGAGGCGCCGGGTACGTCGAGGACACGGGCCTCCCCGAGCTCCTCCGTGACGCGCAGGTGCTCCCCATTTGGGAGGGCACGACCAACGTGCTCTCCCTCGACGTGCTCCGTGCTCTTGCGCGCGGAGGCTCGCTCGAGCCGCTTCGCGTCGAGATCATGCGCGCCACCGAGGGCGCACCTGTCTCCGTGTCTGCCGCGGCCAACGTCGCTCGCTCCGCGTTCGCGCACGCCGAGGCGTGGGCCCTCGAGACCCTCGCGCGCGGACCTCACGCGCTCGAGTCCGGCGCGCGCAGGTTCGCGCTCACCCTCGGGCGATCCCTCGCGCTCGCCCTCTTGGTGCACGAGGCCACGCTGGCCGAACGTTCCGGAGACGCTCGCCCCGCGGCCGTCGCGCGCAGGTTCTCTCGCTCCCCGATCGACCTCGTCGACGACGGGCTCGCCGAAGCCGACGCGTCTCTCGTGGCCCTCGGCTGAACGATCGTGTGCATCATGCAAGCGTACCGCGTCGTAGGCTTCGCACCTTTCCTGACCGAAGCCTGACGGGCGCGGGCGCCTCCCCGATCTTACGCTGTGCGTCGTGAACAAAACGGTCGCCGAGGCGTACACGTACGCCGAGTTCCTCGCTTCTCTCGTCGGTGTGCTGCCCGTCACGGCGGCCTCCGCGTTCGTTCACCGAAACGACCCCGTGCCCCGGTACCCCGGTCGATGGGTGCGCAAGCTCGGGAAGACGAGCTCGAGCCTCTCGCCTCTGTGGCATTTCACGGTCGAAGGGGAGCCCCCGGCCGACATCGATCACCGCGGGTACGTGGTGGTCGCGAACCACGAGTCCCAGGCCGATCCGTTCTTGCTCTCCCACCTCCCGTGGGACATGCGCTGGGTCGCGAAGGCCGAGCTCTTCGACGTGCCCCTCGCGGGTTGGCTCCTCCGCCTCGGCGGCGACATCCCCATCCGCCGCGGCGATCGCGAGAGCGCCCACGAGATGATGGAAGCCTGCAAAAACACGCTTGAAAACGGCCTCTCGGTCATGATCTTCCCCGAGGGCACGCGCTCGCGCGACGGCTCGATCCTCCCGTTCAAGGCGGGCGCCTTCCAGCTCGCCCTCGAGACCGGCGCCAAGGTGCTCCCGCTCGCGCTCGCCGGAACACGGCGCTGCCGACCCAAGGGCTCCCTCGGCTTCGGTGAGGCGCGCGCCATCGCCAAGGTGCTCGCGCCCATCGACCCGGCGAGCTTCACGGGGCCACACGCCCTCGAAAACCTGAGAGACGCGACGCGCGGCGTGATCGTCGAGAACGTGCAAGCCCTCGAGCGACGTCTCGGCTTCTCGCCCGTCGCCCCGCACCCGCAGGACGAGCTCCACCGCGACATGGCCGCGGCCGCGGAGTGAGCCGAACGTAGGCGTCTTTCGTACACCGGCGCCTTCCAGGCCACGTATTTTGAGCTTCGGCGAGATGCGTCCATAGTGCGGGCATGGCTCCTCGGTCCACGTCCCGCGCCGCGCTCGTGCTCGCGCCGCTCTTGTCCGTGCTCGTGGGGTGCACGATCTTGGACCGCCTCTCGCGCGACGATGAGCCGGAATTTCCCGCCGACGCGGGCACCGATGCGTTCGCGCTCGACGCCGGGCTCGAGGACGCCCCGGCCGGCGACGCCGTGGCCGACGCGGCGTTCGACGTGTCGGAAGGTGGCGACGCCGCGACCGTCACCGATGGGTCGTTCGACGCGCAAGAAGCCGGAGACACCGGGCCCGGAGACGCCTCGGACGGCGGCTGACCTTTCGGTCCAAGCCTTCTCAACGCGTGGACGAAAATGGTAGCCTCGCTTCGTCCGGGCGACAGCCTGGCCGAGGAGAACATGAGCAAATTCGTCTTGGGCACCCTCGCCCTCGTGGCCATTGCAGGCTGTGGTGGGAGCTTCCCGCCGCCTTCCGAGAAGTTGTCGTCGGCCGAGGCCGCCTCGCGCAGCGCGAAAGAGCTCGGCGCCGAGAAAGACCCGAAAGCCGCGCTCTACCTCAAGTACGCGAACGAGCAGATCGAGCAGGCGAAGGCCCTCATCGCCTCGGGCGACAACCGCCGCGCCGACGAGATCCTGGCGCGCGCCAACGCCGACGCCGAGCTCGCCGTGCAGCTCGCGAAAGAGAACACCACGCGCGCCGAAGCGAACGAGGTGATCGAGAAGGTCAAAGCGATGAAGGCGGGTAAGTGATGAAGCTCGTGAACATGAAACGTCTCGCGGCGCTCGTCGGTCTCGGCGCGCTCTCGCTCTCGTCGGTCGGATGCGCCGAGGCGATCGCCCCGAAAGAGCTCAACGACGCGCGCTCGGCCTACAAAACGACCGCCGAGGGACCTGCCGGCAAAGAGAGCCTCGTCGAGCTCCACAACGCCAAACAGTCGCTCGACTCGGCCGAGGCCGCGTTCAAAGA includes these proteins:
- a CDS encoding 1-acyl-sn-glycerol-3-phosphate acyltransferase; this encodes MNKTVAEAYTYAEFLASLVGVLPVTAASAFVHRNDPVPRYPGRWVRKLGKTSSSLSPLWHFTVEGEPPADIDHRGYVVVANHESQADPFLLSHLPWDMRWVAKAELFDVPLAGWLLRLGGDIPIRRGDRESAHEMMEACKNTLENGLSVMIFPEGTRSRDGSILPFKAGAFQLALETGAKVLPLALAGTRRCRPKGSLGFGEARAIAKVLAPIDPASFTGPHALENLRDATRGVIVENVQALERRLGFSPVAPHPQDELHRDMAAAAE
- a CDS encoding acyl-CoA dehydrogenase family protein, which translates into the protein MAFFQTPPSHPHPLEGDSFFRGWLARHLPGDAHRPILDDLREVAEIARELAAIKAADPKAEPKLVPWDAWGKRIDRIELSPLWKRAQRVAAERGVVGTAYERKTGEHSRIHQFALVYLLEPTWDVYSCPLAMTDGAAKTLVTSKNAELVARAVPRLTSRDPSMAWTSGQWMTERTGGSDVAISETVAREVDGVHRLYGTKWFTSATTSEMALTLARPEGGAPGGSGLALFYLETRDAGGNLNGIAINRLKDKLGTRNVPTAELTLDGAIATPVVGLRDGIKNITPMLAVTRTWNAVCAAAGTRKAVAIARDYATKRVAFGAPLAEKPLHADTLATMTAETEAAFCLAFRAVEILGREEAGVATEAERALGRLLTPIVKLTTGKQAVAVASEALEAFGGAGYVEDTGLPELLRDAQVLPIWEGTTNVLSLDVLRALARGGSLEPLRVEIMRATEGAPVSVSAAANVARSAFAHAEAWALETLARGPHALESGARRFALTLGRSLALALLVHEATLAERSGDARPAAVARRFSRSPIDLVDDGLAEADASLVALG
- a CDS encoding DUF4398 domain-containing protein, which translates into the protein MSKFVLGTLALVAIAGCGGSFPPPSEKLSSAEAASRSAKELGAEKDPKAALYLKYANEQIEQAKALIASGDNRRADEILARANADAELAVQLAKENTTRAEANEVIEKVKAMKAGK
- a CDS encoding NmrA family NAD(P)-binding protein produces the protein MIVVFGANGNTGKVVAETLLGRGEKVRVVARDAKKVEALAKKGAEVVTADVLDEASVAKALAGAKGAYMLVPPDASSDDLVGRGKRIVDAFVGALQKSPVPHVVVLSSVAAQQPSGTGPIVITHYAEQTLPKAKGTIFTFVRAAYFMENILANAHPMKADGVLPVFGGGEAYPFPMIATHDIGRVAAEELLSPPKETSVIELSGPQEYSFADAARIAGQILGREVKPAVLPIDAMVPTLTQFGFSANVAGLYREMTEGLGKGLVSFEGKGRSVRGKVTLEEVLRPALT